One Papaver somniferum cultivar HN1 chromosome 10, ASM357369v1, whole genome shotgun sequence genomic window carries:
- the LOC113315463 gene encoding uncharacterized protein LOC113315463, whose protein sequence is MSSSNKTFHARSISLPTRSNPLAAAVEEQLCKLRSSVLTSSISNNFVALKDLYESVEDFLSTEDGICLDAALDRSVMLLDVCGTIRDVSSQMKQSAQDLQSSIRRQSNEFDGYTTSRKKVCKVIQKCLSDLKKNTNKNNDIVTDVLTEVEATTIAVFESILSFLSAPKQRSLVSKLTTKSATQQVVNEVTKIDVALKSKVIEAKEVQKSLAALEMNLQELEDGLESVFRCLIKNRVSLLNILNQ, encoded by the coding sequence ATGTCTTCCTCAAACAAAACTTTCCATGCTCGTTCAATCAGTTTGCCTACAAGATCCAACCCACTCGCTGCTGCAGTCGAAGAACAACTCTGCAAATTGAGATCTTCAGTTCTCACCTCATCCATCTCCAACAACTTTGTTGCTCTAAAGGACTTGTATGAAAGTGTTGAGGATTTCCTCTCCACCGAAGATGGAATATGCTTAGACGCAGCCTTGGACAGATCTGTCATGTTGTTGGATGTCTGTGGAACTATTAGGGATGTTTCGTCTCAAATGAAGCAATCTGCCCAAGATCTTCAATCATCTATCCGAAGGCAATCAAATGAATTTGACGGATACACGACCTCAAGAAAGAAAGTCTGCAAAGTCATCCAAAAGTGCCTTTCAGATCTTAAGAAAAACACCAACAAGAACAATGACATCGTTACTGATGTCCTAACAGAAGTTGAAGCAACTACAATTGCAGTTTTTGAATCTATCCTGTCTTTCCTATCTGCACCAAAGCAAAGGTCACTAGTCTCAAAGTTGACCACCAAAAGTGCAACCCAACAAGTTGTCAATGAAGTAACCAAGATCGATGTCGCTTTGAAATCCAAAGTCATTGAAGCAAAAGAAGTGCAGAAGTCATTGGCTGCCCTTGAAATGAACCTTCAAGAACTTGAAGATGGACTAGAATCTGTCTTTAGGTGTTTGATCAAGAACCGAGTTTCACTTCTTAACATCCTCAACCAGTAG
- the LOC113315462 gene encoding uncharacterized protein LOC113315462, with protein sequence MSSSNKTFHARSISLPTRSNPLAAAVEEQLCKLRSSVLTSSISNNLVALKDLYECVEDFLSTEDGKCLDAVLDASVMLLDFCGTIKDVTSQMKQSAQDLQSSIRRQSNEFDAYMTSRKRVCKVIQKCLSDLKKNANKNNDLVTDVLTEVEATTLAVFESILSFLSAPKQRSLVSKLTTKSATQQVVNEVTKVDVAMKSKVIEAKEVQKSLADLEMNLQELEDGLESVFRCLIKNRVSLLNILNQ encoded by the coding sequence ATGTCTTCCTCAAACAAAACTTTCCATGCTCGTTCAATCAGCTTACCCACCAGATCCAACCCACTCGCTGCTGCAGTCGAGGAACAACTCTGCAAATTGAGATCTTCAGTTCTCACCTCATCCATCTCCAACAACTTGGTCGCTCTAAAGGACTTGTATGAGTGTGTTGAAGATTTCCTTTCTACAGAAGATGGAAAATGCTTAGACGCAGTATTGGACGCATCTGTCATGTTGTTGGATTTCTGTGGAACTATTAAGGATGTTACATCTCAAATGAAGCAATCTGCCCAAGATCTTCAATCATCTATCCGAAGGCAATCAAATGAATTTGACGCATACATGACCTCAAGAAAGAGAGTCTGCAAAGTCATCCAAAAATGCCTTTCAGATCTTAAGAAAAACGCCAACAAGAACAATGACCTCGTTACCGATGTCCTAACAGAAGTTGAAGCAACTACTCTTGCAGTTTTTGAATCTATCCTGTCTTTCCTATCTGCACCAAAGCAAAGGTCCCTGGTCTCAAAGTTGACCACCAAAAGTGCAACCCAACAAGTTGTCAATGAAGTAACCAAGGTCGATGTCGCTATGAAATCCAAAGTCATTGAAGCAAAAGAAGTGCAGAAGTCATTGGCTGACCTTGAAATGAACCTCCAAGAACTTGAAGATGGACTAGAATCGGTCTTTAGGTGTCTGATCAAGAACCGAGTTTCACTTCTTAACATCCTCAACCAGTAG
- the LOC113315461 gene encoding uncharacterized protein LOC113315461 has translation MSPSNKIAYHARSISLPTRSNPLTAAVEEQLSKLRSSVLTSSISNNLVALKDLYECVEDFLSTEDGKCLDAVLDRSVMLLDVCGTIKDVSSQMKQSSQDLQSSIRRQSNEFDAYMTSRKKVCKVIQKCLSDLKKNTNKNNDLINDVLKEVEATTLAVFESILSFLSAPKQRSLVSKLATKSATQQVVNEVTKVDAALKSKVIEAKEVQKSLADLEMNLQELEDGLESVFRCLIKNRVSLLNILNQ, from the coding sequence ATGTCTCCCTCAAACAAAATTGCTTATCATGCTCGCTCAATCAGTTTACCCACCAGGTCCAACCCACTCACTGCTGCAGTTGAGGAACAACTTAGCAAATTGAGATCTTCAGTTCTCACCTCATCCATCTCCAACAACTTGGTTGCTCTAAAGGACTTGTATGAATGTGTTGAGGATTTCCTCTCTACCGAAGATGGAAAATGCTTAGACGCAGTCTTGGACAGATCTGTCATGTTGTTAGATGTCTGTGGAACCATTAAGGATGTTTCTTCTCAAATGAAGCAATCTTCCCAAGATCTTCAATCATCTATTCGAAGGCAATCAAATGAGTTTGACGCATACATGACCTCAAGGAAGAAAGTCTGCAAGGTCATTCAAAAATGCCTTTCAGATCTTAAGAAAAACACCAACAAGAACAATGACCTCATTAACGATGTCCTAAAAGAAGTTGAAGCGACTACGCTTGCAGTTTTTGAATCTATCCTATCTTTCCTATCTGCACCAAAGCAAAGATCCCTAGTCTCAAAGTTGGCAACCAAAAGTGCAACCCAACAAGTTGTAAATGAAGTAACAAAGGTCGATGCCGCGTTGAAATCCAAAGTCATTGAAGCAAAAGAAGTGCAGAAGTCATTGGCTGACCTTGAAATGAACCTTCAAGAACTTGAAGATGGACTAGAATCTGTCTTTAGGTGTCTGATCAAGAACCGAGTTTCACTCCTTAACATCCTCAACCAATAG